In candidate division KSB1 bacterium, a single genomic region encodes these proteins:
- the serS gene encoding serine--tRNA ligase, with protein sequence MLDLKFIRENLDLVKEGVKNKREKVDLDRLISLDSKRREILQEVEQLKNQRNTNSQLIAKLKKEGKSADAEITEMQKVGDKIKEMDAELRDLESEIKEIQSWVPNPPHSSVPIGQSEEDNVEIKKWGTPPELDFTPKPHWEIAENLGIIDFARGSKISGSFFVSYWGLGAKLERALINYMIDFHVEKHGYLEVFPPFLVNRASMFATGQIPKLEDDMYYVQVDDLFLIPTAEVPVTNFHRDEILKEKELPIKYTAYTPCFRREAGSYGKDTRGLVRIHQFDKVEMVKFVRPETSYDELESLLLNAEDILQALNLPYRVIELCTADLNFGAAKCYDIEVWAAGAEKYLEVSSCSNYEAFQGRRGNIRFRNESTGKTEFVHTLNGSGLALPRIVIAILENYQTVDGTVVVPEVLRDYFGRDVIK encoded by the coding sequence ATGTTAGACCTCAAGTTCATTCGAGAAAATTTGGACTTAGTCAAAGAAGGCGTAAAAAACAAGCGCGAAAAAGTTGACTTAGATCGGCTGATTTCTCTCGACTCCAAACGCCGTGAAATTTTGCAAGAAGTCGAGCAGCTCAAAAACCAACGGAATACGAATTCACAACTCATCGCTAAGCTCAAGAAAGAAGGCAAATCTGCTGATGCAGAAATCACTGAAATGCAAAAAGTAGGCGATAAAATTAAAGAGATGGATGCTGAACTTCGGGACCTTGAAAGCGAAATCAAGGAAATTCAAAGTTGGGTTCCGAATCCGCCCCACTCCTCTGTGCCCATCGGGCAAAGCGAGGAAGACAACGTTGAAATTAAGAAGTGGGGAACACCCCCTGAACTTGATTTTACTCCAAAACCCCATTGGGAGATAGCCGAGAATTTAGGCATCATCGATTTTGCTCGCGGTTCGAAAATCTCCGGCTCCTTTTTTGTCAGTTACTGGGGGCTGGGAGCAAAATTGGAGCGGGCGCTCATCAATTATATGATAGATTTTCACGTCGAAAAGCACGGATACCTCGAAGTCTTTCCGCCTTTTTTGGTTAATCGTGCCAGCATGTTTGCAACCGGCCAGATTCCGAAACTTGAAGACGACATGTATTATGTTCAAGTAGATGACTTGTTTTTAATCCCCACAGCCGAAGTGCCGGTCACCAACTTCCACCGTGATGAGATTTTGAAAGAAAAGGAGCTGCCCATTAAATATACGGCTTACACCCCCTGTTTTCGCCGGGAAGCGGGATCGTATGGCAAAGACACCCGGGGGTTAGTTCGAATTCACCAATTTGACAAAGTGGAAATGGTGAAGTTCGTTAGACCGGAGACATCGTACGACGAATTGGAATCACTACTTTTGAATGCCGAAGATATTTTGCAAGCACTGAATTTGCCCTACAGAGTCATCGAGCTCTGCACCGCTGATTTGAATTTCGGCGCAGCAAAATGCTACGACATCGAAGTCTGGGCTGCAGGCGCAGAGAAATATTTGGAGGTATCTTCGTGCAGCAATTACGAAGCATTTCAGGGACGGCGCGGCAACATTCGCTTTCGCAATGAATCTACCGGAAAAACGGAGTTTGTTCACACGCTTAATGGTTCAGGGTTAGCGCTGCCAAGAATAGTGATCGCAATTTTGGAAAATTATCAAACTGT
- a CDS encoding glycosyltransferase family 4 protein, which yields MKKIKVLHIITHLSIGGAQDNTLITVERLDRRKFEVSLMCSPEGEWLERATKIKALNFIFVEELARRIRFVKDFIAFLKICTTIKNAKYDIVHTHSSKPGVLGRLAAKLAGVPIIIHTIHGFPFHDFMNFVTKRFYIGLERFLSRISDKIVTVSKLNLEKAVDLRLEKRSKFINIYSGIDFDKFDVKIDAERKKNELGILNGEKIVGMVGRLSEQKAPLDFVKAMPEVLKARDDVRFIIVGDGELKEKTLDLSKKLNVDSKLMVLGFREDVPELLQTFDVFVLTSLWEGLGRSLTEAMYTGRSVVATNVEGVPELVKPGKTGLLVEPRDVQAIAKGIIHFLDNEKSAGKMGGAAAECIHADFTADAMVKNLEKLYEDLVFENAKRL from the coding sequence ATGAAAAAAATAAAAGTCCTGCACATCATCACCCACCTGTCAATCGGTGGTGCACAGGACAATACGCTTATTACAGTGGAACGGTTGGATCGGCGGAAATTCGAAGTCAGTCTGATGTGTTCTCCTGAAGGGGAATGGTTGGAACGTGCAACAAAAATCAAAGCCCTTAACTTCATTTTTGTCGAGGAGTTGGCGCGCAGAATTCGATTCGTTAAAGACTTTATCGCGTTTTTAAAGATTTGTACCACCATCAAGAACGCCAAATACGATATTGTTCATACCCACAGTTCAAAACCGGGCGTTCTCGGTCGACTGGCAGCAAAGTTAGCTGGAGTACCGATAATTATTCACACCATTCATGGCTTCCCGTTTCATGATTTTATGAACTTTGTGACGAAGCGGTTTTATATTGGTCTTGAACGTTTCCTCTCAAGAATTTCTGACAAGATCGTTACGGTGTCAAAACTAAATCTTGAAAAAGCCGTTGACCTAAGACTTGAAAAACGGAGCAAATTTATAAACATTTACAGCGGCATCGACTTCGATAAATTCGATGTGAAAATCGATGCCGAGCGGAAAAAAAACGAACTCGGAATCTTGAATGGTGAGAAGATTGTCGGCATGGTAGGTAGGCTCTCGGAACAGAAAGCGCCTCTGGACTTTGTTAAAGCCATGCCTGAGGTTTTAAAAGCGCGTGATGATGTTCGCTTTATTATAGTTGGGGACGGAGAGTTGAAAGAAAAAACACTTGATTTGTCTAAGAAACTTAATGTCGATTCCAAATTAATGGTGCTTGGTTTTCGTGAAGACGTTCCGGAGCTTTTACAAACTTTTGATGTTTTTGTCTTAACTTCGTTGTGGGAAGGATTAGGACGTTCTCTGACCGAAGCCATGTACACCGGCAGGTCGGTAGTAGCCACCAATGTTGAAGGTGTCCCGGAATTAGTGAAACCCGGTAAGACGGGTCTTCTGGTTGAACCCAGGGATGTTCAAGCGATTGCAAAGGGAATTATCCATTTTCTTGATAATGAGAAAAGCGCCGGGAAAATGGGGGGAGCCGCAGCTGAATGCATTCATGCAGATTTTACCGCAGATGCAATGGTGAAGAATTTGGAGAAACTTTATGAAGACCTGGTTTTTGAAAATGCGAAAAGACTTTAA
- a CDS encoding glycosyltransferase family 4 protein has product MHIVIDAHLAVKEIDGVSRYLNGLLAELPKIDSSVQYTILSLPREKSCLPEEIFSHANVNRFELDLMGPTPRQHFITHRLLRKLKADVYHHPQFDLPWRIKTPSVVTIHDLKYIEHPEFLDKRSRLKSIYIRKSLQHSLRASNQIIAVSQNTLNDLENRFNFDIEKATVIHHGINSKPQLKPEQKNGTFETLSDFVLFVGTRRPHKNIEGLIRALSILRTQYQLKLDLVIAGKAYSDYNKPENLAKELAVEPYVHFLDFVSDEKLPELYNSAKVLVLPSFYEGFGLPLLESMAHGTPVVASNVSSIPEVVGDAGLLVNPEDPEDIAGKIHQIITDTKLYQKLATAGLSRSKQFSWRSVAKSTFDVYIKALN; this is encoded by the coding sequence ATGCACATAGTAATCGATGCACACTTGGCGGTAAAAGAAATCGACGGCGTCTCTCGCTATTTAAACGGGCTACTGGCCGAGTTACCCAAAATAGACTCGTCGGTTCAGTACACAATTCTATCTCTGCCCCGCGAGAAATCGTGCCTGCCTGAAGAGATTTTTTCACATGCGAACGTCAACCGTTTCGAATTAGACTTGATGGGACCGACTCCGAGGCAGCACTTTATCACACATCGATTGCTAAGGAAACTAAAAGCTGATGTTTATCATCATCCACAATTTGATTTACCCTGGAGGATTAAGACGCCGTCGGTGGTTACAATTCACGATCTCAAATATATTGAGCATCCAGAATTCTTAGATAAAAGGAGTCGACTAAAGAGCATCTACATCAGGAAATCGCTGCAACACTCACTTCGGGCCTCGAATCAAATCATCGCTGTTTCGCAAAACACCTTAAATGATCTTGAAAACAGATTTAATTTTGATATCGAAAAAGCAACGGTTATTCACCATGGCATAAATTCAAAACCGCAACTCAAGCCAGAACAAAAAAATGGTACTTTTGAAACTCTAAGTGACTTCGTTTTATTTGTCGGGACCAGGCGTCCTCATAAAAATATCGAGGGGCTCATTAGAGCGCTGTCTATTTTGCGTACACAATATCAATTAAAACTGGATTTAGTAATTGCGGGTAAAGCATATTCGGATTATAATAAACCGGAAAATCTAGCGAAAGAACTCGCCGTTGAGCCTTATGTCCACTTCCTTGATTTTGTTTCCGATGAAAAGCTGCCTGAATTATATAACTCCGCAAAAGTACTGGTCCTCCCCTCTTTTTATGAAGGATTTGGTTTGCCTTTGCTTGAATCAATGGCACATGGGACGCCTGTAGTAGCATCGAATGTGAGCTCAATCCCGGAAGTTGTTGGAGATGCCGGTCTTCTGGTTAATCCTGAAGACCCGGAGGATATTGCCGGAAAAATTCATCAAATTATTACTGATACTAAACTATACCAAAAACTGGCAACCGCAGGGTTGTCGAGATCCAAGCAATTTTCATGGCGTTCGGTTGCAAAATCTACGTTCGATGTCTATATTAAAGCTTTAAACTAA
- a CDS encoding glycosyltransferase family 2 protein, translated as MDVSIIIVNFSTQDLLNKLLISIKEKMKSVEYEIIVVDNNSEDDSVEFLKNYFPKTVLIENKTNVGFSKANNQGAKLAKGKYLLFLNSDTLVCDGVAEKMLEYLQRKKSTAIVGPKLLNQDDTLQRSCGIFPNLCTEFSGRTFLNRLFPTSKVFGAYRLGAWDYATEKKVDWVSAACMLIRKDVFDQIAGFDENIYMFYEDVDLCFRVKKAGYKITFLPNAQIYHLHGGSWTNQREIPIFNKGKSALYFFRKHYRRWKTQSLKIFILVEILLSYLLFFPYLILKGEQLSGIQSRAKGYNACLKHIVLGAN; from the coding sequence ATGGATGTTTCTATTATTATTGTTAATTTTAGCACTCAAGACTTACTCAACAAGCTGCTTATTTCAATAAAAGAAAAAATGAAATCGGTAGAATATGAGATCATTGTAGTAGACAACAATTCGGAGGACGACAGCGTCGAATTTCTAAAGAACTATTTCCCTAAAACGGTTCTCATAGAAAACAAAACTAATGTAGGCTTTAGCAAAGCTAACAATCAAGGTGCTAAACTTGCAAAGGGCAAGTATCTGCTATTTCTGAACTCAGACACACTTGTTTGTGATGGAGTTGCGGAAAAGATGCTGGAGTACCTGCAAAGAAAAAAGTCCACAGCGATAGTAGGGCCGAAGCTGTTAAATCAGGACGATACCTTACAACGCTCCTGCGGGATTTTCCCAAACCTTTGTACAGAATTCTCAGGCAGGACTTTTTTGAATCGGCTCTTTCCAACCAGTAAAGTATTTGGCGCCTATAGGCTGGGAGCCTGGGATTATGCAACTGAAAAAAAAGTGGATTGGGTTTCCGCGGCCTGCATGTTGATCAGAAAAGATGTTTTTGACCAGATCGCTGGTTTTGATGAAAACATTTATATGTTTTATGAAGATGTCGATTTATGTTTTCGTGTAAAAAAAGCAGGCTATAAAATTACTTTCTTACCGAATGCACAAATTTATCATTTACACGGGGGCTCCTGGACGAATCAACGTGAAATACCTATTTTCAATAAGGGCAAAAGCGCTTTGTATTTTTTTCGAAAACACTATCGTCGGTGGAAAACACAGTCTCTAAAAATTTTTATTTTAGTGGAAATTCTCTTGAGCTATCTCCTGTTTTTCCCCTACTTGATCCTTAAAGGTGAGCAACTATCCGGAATACAATCTCGCGCAAAAGGTTACAATGCTTGTCTTAAACATATTGTTTTAGGGGCAAACTAA
- a CDS encoding O-antigen ligase family protein, producing MILFSAKWLIEKKNKFEDLPVFKLALSLLVLTALVSLIGTISLKNSLLEFVQTIELIIAAYIFFNIIKTEADIKFLFLVILPYSVLDALWILFQYWTGELLGRHIGLFQTLAFELSYGTAIATAFFYMTKKKWLKFIMLLSAALQIMAIYLSNGRGLFITAVLMAMLCNFVFALQKKKISSFVYITGAILFAFLISSLILNPEIENRYTSIIEGGEMRDLRLIIWAISLKIWQSFPLLGVGFGNAELALVQFSPKPFGIALTALADVKTPHNEYLSFAVQAGLFGFITGLFFYAILFRNSILIYRKSKGRLKEYSIILLAFISGLLVWNMANDTLLAGKGMLIMLFIAILCRIYSLKKI from the coding sequence TTGATCCTTTTCTCTGCCAAATGGTTAATCGAAAAAAAAAACAAATTCGAAGACTTGCCAGTTTTTAAATTGGCATTAAGTCTTTTAGTTCTGACTGCTCTCGTCTCACTTATAGGCACGATTTCCTTAAAAAACTCACTTTTAGAGTTCGTGCAGACAATCGAACTCATCATTGCAGCTTACATATTTTTTAATATTATAAAAACAGAGGCAGATATTAAATTTTTATTCCTCGTAATTCTCCCCTATAGCGTTTTGGATGCTCTTTGGATCCTATTTCAATATTGGACGGGTGAACTACTCGGTCGACATATCGGCTTGTTCCAAACGCTGGCCTTTGAATTGAGTTACGGGACGGCGATAGCTACTGCTTTTTTCTACATGACCAAAAAAAAATGGCTCAAATTTATCATGCTACTAAGTGCGGCGCTTCAGATAATGGCTATTTATTTATCTAACGGCCGAGGTCTATTTATTACAGCCGTTTTAATGGCAATGCTCTGTAATTTTGTCTTCGCACTGCAAAAAAAGAAAATCAGCTCATTTGTCTACATTACAGGTGCAATATTATTTGCGTTTTTGATTTCATCTCTCATACTAAACCCGGAAATCGAAAACCGTTACACCTCCATTATTGAAGGTGGTGAAATGAGAGACCTGCGATTAATTATTTGGGCTATAAGCTTGAAAATTTGGCAAAGTTTCCCTTTATTGGGAGTCGGATTCGGGAACGCTGAACTCGCTCTTGTACAATTTTCACCTAAGCCGTTTGGCATTGCGTTAACCGCTCTTGCTGATGTAAAAACACCGCATAACGAATATTTAAGCTTTGCTGTTCAGGCAGGTCTCTTTGGTTTTATTACTGGATTATTTTTCTATGCAATTCTGTTTCGAAACTCCATTTTGATTTACCGAAAAAGTAAAGGCCGATTAAAAGAGTACTCCATCATTTTGTTAGCATTTATAAGTGGACTCCTCGTTTGGAATATGGCAAATGATACTTTATTAGCGGGAAAAGGTATGCTGATAATGCTGTTTATCGCTATTTTGTGTAGAATTTACTCCCTCAAGAAAATTTAA
- a CDS encoding undecaprenyl-phosphate glucose phosphotransferase, which produces MPKLLEKILLLALDFFALSGAFLTWGWLRRELGFFAEADLLVFFSISLIVNLFWIFLLAFFGMYGPWYAKSRVDELINIFKSLSIGVFIIFLITIDLNSDLSAPPKLSRMFIVNYWVMLILFVSSARMVFRTVQRKLLTSGIGQRRTLIVGWGEKSRELCDDLQRFPALGYKVIGFLSENQQNRNDKTGYKNIPLLGSVEEIEQIVQNSGTQEVILALEGDKRKKVMDVVNQCNGLQVNFKIVPDLYDIVMGQARTNQIYGFPLIDILPHHMLQWEQKIKRLMDLIISSAIIIAFFPVWLFISIAIRLDSKGPVFYKQERVGKNGKKFMIYKFRSMIHDAESKTGPKWAQRKDPRITRAGKIIRKPRLDEVPQFFNVLKGEMSLIGPRPERPYFVEKFKREIPFYARRLGVKPGITGWAQIKGEYDTSMDNVKTKLQYDLFYLENMSLRMDLKVIINTIYVMLMGKGH; this is translated from the coding sequence ATGCCAAAATTATTAGAAAAAATCCTTCTGCTCGCACTTGATTTCTTTGCACTCAGCGGTGCATTTCTGACCTGGGGATGGCTTAGAAGAGAACTCGGTTTTTTTGCAGAGGCCGATCTGCTGGTGTTTTTTTCTATTTCACTAATTGTAAATCTTTTTTGGATTTTTCTGTTGGCATTTTTTGGAATGTATGGCCCCTGGTATGCTAAATCCCGCGTGGATGAACTTATCAACATTTTCAAATCACTTTCAATCGGCGTATTTATTATTTTCCTCATTACCATTGACTTGAACAGTGATCTGTCTGCCCCCCCAAAATTAAGCCGCATGTTCATCGTCAACTATTGGGTGATGCTCATACTTTTCGTTTCATCGGCCCGAATGGTTTTTCGGACGGTACAAAGGAAGCTGCTCACTTCCGGCATTGGCCAGCGGCGGACGCTAATCGTCGGGTGGGGCGAGAAGAGCCGGGAGTTATGCGATGACCTTCAAAGATTTCCCGCGCTCGGCTACAAAGTCATCGGTTTTCTCAGTGAAAATCAGCAAAATAGAAACGATAAAACCGGCTATAAAAACATTCCGTTATTGGGGAGTGTTGAAGAAATTGAGCAGATCGTGCAGAATAGCGGCACACAGGAGGTCATTCTGGCTTTAGAAGGTGACAAGAGAAAAAAAGTCATGGATGTAGTAAATCAGTGTAACGGCCTGCAAGTGAATTTCAAAATCGTACCGGATTTGTATGATATCGTCATGGGGCAGGCGCGAACAAATCAAATTTATGGCTTCCCACTCATTGATATTCTGCCACACCACATGCTTCAATGGGAGCAAAAAATTAAACGGCTAATGGACCTTATTATTTCAAGCGCCATAATAATTGCTTTTTTTCCTGTTTGGTTGTTTATTTCCATTGCGATTAGACTGGATTCAAAGGGTCCGGTTTTTTACAAACAGGAAAGAGTCGGAAAAAACGGCAAAAAATTCATGATCTATAAATTCAGATCAATGATCCATGACGCCGAGTCAAAGACAGGACCCAAATGGGCGCAGCGAAAAGACCCGAGAATCACCCGGGCTGGGAAGATCATTCGCAAACCCCGTCTCGACGAAGTCCCGCAATTTTTCAATGTCTTAAAAGGTGAAATGAGCCTGATTGGGCCCCGGCCTGAGCGGCCCTACTTTGTTGAAAAGTTTAAGCGGGAGATACCTTTTTATGCACGCAGACTGGGAGTCAAGCCAGGCATTACCGGCTGGGCGCAGATAAAAGGCGAGTATGATACCTCCATGGACAACGTTAAAACCAAACTCCAGTACGATTTGTTCTACCTCGAAAATATGTCATTGAGAATGGATCTAAAAGTGATCATAAATACAATTTATGTGATGTTGATGGGTAAGGGGCATTAA